The Elusimicrobia bacterium HGW-Elusimicrobia-1 genome contains a region encoding:
- the pgk gene encoding phosphoglycerate kinase, which translates to MSKLSVRDADLKNKKVLMRADFNVPIDESGKITNDKRIQAAVPTIKHILAQTGASLVLMSHLGRPKGKPVASMSLAPVAKRLSEILGVSVKFVADCVGPEVQKAAAALKGGEVLLLENLRFHPDEEKNDDAFAKQLASLGEVFVQDAFGTVHRAHASTVGITKYVGIACSGLLVEKEIKFLGETMRNPARPFVAIIGGAKVSDKIAILDNLTSKVDALVIGGAMAYTFLLNKKVGVGMSLVEKDKIATAGSIMEKALASKCRVLLPIDHIIARKIEKGAEHKNTDGVEIPDGWIGVDIGPSSVARLAPVITGAKTILWNGPMGVFEIDEFANGTVEVAKFVAAATENGAVSVVGGGDSVSAVKKAGLDKKITHISTGGGASLEYLEGKELPGIAALKDK; encoded by the coding sequence ATGAGCAAACTATCGGTGCGAGACGCAGACCTGAAAAATAAGAAAGTCCTGATGCGCGCGGACTTCAATGTTCCCATTGATGAATCCGGTAAAATCACCAACGACAAGCGCATACAGGCGGCAGTTCCGACGATAAAACACATCCTCGCGCAGACGGGCGCCTCGCTTGTTTTGATGAGTCATCTGGGTCGCCCCAAAGGCAAACCGGTCGCCTCGATGTCTCTTGCGCCCGTGGCAAAACGTCTCTCGGAAATTCTCGGAGTTTCCGTGAAGTTTGTCGCGGATTGCGTCGGGCCCGAAGTTCAAAAAGCCGCGGCGGCTCTCAAAGGCGGCGAGGTGCTGCTTCTTGAAAATCTGCGGTTCCATCCCGATGAAGAAAAAAACGACGATGCGTTCGCCAAACAACTCGCTTCGCTGGGCGAAGTTTTCGTACAGGACGCTTTCGGCACCGTGCATCGCGCGCACGCCTCGACCGTAGGTATCACAAAGTATGTCGGTATCGCGTGTTCCGGACTTCTCGTCGAAAAAGAAATAAAATTCCTCGGAGAGACGATGCGGAATCCCGCAAGGCCTTTTGTGGCCATAATCGGCGGCGCCAAAGTGTCGGATAAAATAGCCATCCTCGACAATCTTACATCCAAAGTCGACGCGCTGGTTATCGGCGGCGCCATGGCTTACACGTTTCTTCTGAATAAAAAGGTCGGAGTGGGCATGTCTCTCGTCGAAAAAGACAAAATAGCGACGGCCGGCTCGATAATGGAAAAAGCTCTGGCGTCAAAATGCCGGGTGCTTCTTCCGATAGACCACATTATAGCGCGGAAGATAGAAAAAGGCGCGGAGCACAAGAACACCGACGGCGTCGAAATTCCCGACGGCTGGATAGGCGTTGATATAGGCCCTTCAAGCGTGGCCCGGCTGGCTCCCGTGATAACCGGAGCCAAAACCATTCTCTGGAACGGACCCATGGGCGTTTTTGAGATAGATGAATTTGCCAACGGCACCGTCGAGGTGGCTAAATTTGTTGCTGCCGCTACGGAAAACGGCGCGGTCTCGGTGGTCGGCGGCGGAGATTCCGTCTCGGCCGTAAAAAAAGCGGGACTCGACAAAAAAATCACTCACATATCCACCGGCGGCGGAGCGTCTCTTGAATATCTCGAAGGAAAAGAACTCCCCGGCATAGCCGCTTTGAAAGACAAATAA